ttccgttggcgaacgcgaatttctgcaaatgttcgcgaacgtgcgaaccggccgaaccgcaatagacttcaataggaagacaaatttgaaaacccacagggactctttctgaccacaatagtgatggaaaagttgtttcaaggggactaacacctggactgtggcatgccggagggggatccatggcaaaactcccatggaaaattacatagttgacgcagagggtggtaagttgaaatcgcaatgcgatttatagaacttgaattaatcgcattgcgatttcaacttagagcgtctgccgacttccgtgctcatggagtgtccccatcaccatggtaatgactccatgctagaatgtactgtcggatttgagaaagttgagatcgcaatgcgattaatgcaggttatattaatcgcattgcgaattcaacttagagctgctgggttcctaatggttgtattgctagaatataacgaagattgagaatatagtgctatattcaatCTAAGTTGTaaccgcaatgcgattaatgcaggttacattaatcgcattgcgaattcgacttagagctgctgggttcctaatggttgtattgctagtatataacgaagattgagaatatagtgctatattcgttatatttgtcaattctagcaatacaaccattaggaacttagctctaagttgaattcgcaatgcgattaatataacctgcattattcgcattgcgattacaacttagagctgagtTCCTAAtgattgtattgctagaattgacaatgaatatagcactatattctcaatcttcgttatattctatcaatataaccattaggaacccagctctaagttgtaatcgcaatgcgattaatataacctgtattaatcgcattgcgattacaactatgtgacactgcagcttcagaattaatctaagatggatgctgtccttgctttttgataggaagtgggagggtctgggagggagggtctgccgctgattggctggaatgtgtctgctgactgtgaggtacagggtcaaagtttgctcaatgatgacgtataggaggcggaccgaacatcgcatatgttcgcccgccgcggcgaacgcgaacaagctatgttcgccgggaactatttgccggcgaatagttcgggacatctctagtggtGCACCCCTGTAAGGTTAGCTGTTTTACATGTTATGATTACAGTGTGTAGTGCTAGCTATATTATTTATGGGAATTTAAATTATTTCAGTTGTAAACAGTTGAATATATTGATTCTTGTTTTTCTTTCTTCTGCAGGCGCTAAGCTGCTGTTCCTATTTACCTGCTGCATCATCTACAAACTGAAAGTGCAATGTTGTCCAGAAGTTTGTCTATGCTATAATGAACCGAAAATCACATTTAGCTGTCAGCAGCAAAGACTGACTGCAATCCCACCCTACATTCCTGTACAGACTCAGCGCATCTTTCTGCATAACAACAAAATAACTTTAGTAAGGGCCACTAGCTTCACCCCCTGCCAGAACCTCACTATTCTATGGATTCATTCAAACAACATAAGTCATATTGAGTCTGGAGCCTTCTATGGATTAACCAAATTGGAAGAACTAGACATGAGTGACAATTATAACCTCAAAACTATTACAGCACTTACATTTCGTGGTCTTGTTCATCTACATACTTTACATCTTAATCGTTGTGGTCTGCAAGATTTGCCCCCTGGAATCTTTCAAGGCCTTTACTCTTTGCAGTACCTCTACCTTCATGACAACAACCTACACTTCTTGCATGACGATACCTTTGTAGACCTGGGGAACCTCACTTACTTGTTTCTTCATGGAAATAAATTGAATAGCTTATCTGAAAATGTATTTAATGGCTTAATTAACTTAGACAGACTACTGGTGCATCAAAACAGGTTGGATAACATCCATCACAGAACTTTTCATGATCTAAAGAAAGTGACAACCCTGTATTTATTTAGTAACGCCTTGACAGTGCTTAAAGCAGAAGTATTATCACCTCTTGTATCGCTACAGTACCTACGATTAAATGCAAACCAGTGGA
This portion of the Bufo gargarizans isolate SCDJY-AF-19 chromosome 1, ASM1485885v1, whole genome shotgun sequence genome encodes:
- the RTN4R gene encoding reticulon-4 receptor isoform X2, whose translation is MKSAKLLFLFTCCIIYKLKVQCCPEVCLCYNEPKITFSCQQQRLTAIPPYIPVQTQRIFLHNNKITLVRATSFTPCQNLTILWIHSNNISHIESGAFYGLTKLEELDMSDNYNLKTITALTFRGLVHLHTLHLNRCGLQDLPPGIFQGLYSLQYLYLHDNNLHFLHDDTFVDLGNLTYLFLHGNKLNSLSENVFNGLINLDRLLVHQNRLDNIHHRTFHDLKKVTTLYLFSNALTVLKAEVLSPLVSLQYLRLNANQWICDCRAKSLWSWLKSFKGSSSELECYLPPDLVGKDLKKIGINDLDGCANISFHLIRTDPFSAKMSLNFEEISDSCCQPAIDKSLVTGTNTKSGPSSHSSRILPNIPVKDKENISKTKIIANTNHRKNRTYKPINYSPIATFSSKLDNSLTKVNQNNAFDSVEPSTVPNKKKVPCLKKVKSKSQCRMYQPGTNSGLLNFITTNLLYMTQIFMLQMHF
- the RTN4R gene encoding reticulon-4 receptor isoform X1 encodes the protein MQGAKLLFLFTCCIIYKLKVQCCPEVCLCYNEPKITFSCQQQRLTAIPPYIPVQTQRIFLHNNKITLVRATSFTPCQNLTILWIHSNNISHIESGAFYGLTKLEELDMSDNYNLKTITALTFRGLVHLHTLHLNRCGLQDLPPGIFQGLYSLQYLYLHDNNLHFLHDDTFVDLGNLTYLFLHGNKLNSLSENVFNGLINLDRLLVHQNRLDNIHHRTFHDLKKVTTLYLFSNALTVLKAEVLSPLVSLQYLRLNANQWICDCRAKSLWSWLKSFKGSSSELECYLPPDLVGKDLKKIGINDLDGCANISFHLIRTDPFSAKMSLNFEEISDSCCQPAIDKSLVTGTNTKSGPSSHSSRILPNIPVKDKENISKTKIIANTNHRKNRTYKPINYSPIATFSSKLDNSLTKVNQNNAFDSVEPSTVPNKKKVPCLKKVKSKSQCRMYQPGTNSGLLNFITTNLLYMTQIFMLQMHF